A single genomic interval of Streptomyces sp. BA2 harbors:
- a CDS encoding sensor histidine kinase, translated as MKRLTRRFRALPLRSRLAMLVATAVALAVAAAAAVCWFVVRTALINSLDEALSSNRVPDQLVLSLIDGSGQCRHASVISNQENDPNPFKSTVQVVDRKGNSCVISGKQSIEVAPGDIDVADRTSPQAIHTATASNGAKYRVLTYPLEGQPLAVSVARPLSEVDDTLGNLVLVLILVAGIGVLGAGAAGLWVARTGLRPVDELTAAVEHVARTEDLDLRIPVDGDDEIARLSRSFNSMTASLASSRDLQQQLIADAGHELRTPLTSLRTNIELLARSEETGRAIPPDDRKALLASVTAQMTELAALIGDLQELSRTDSGQGGKVQVIALHEVVDAALERARLRGPELTFEADLAPWYVRAEPPALERAIVNILDNAVKFGPPGSTVEVALKGGALTVRDHGPGIPTDELPHVFDRFWRSPSARSLPGSGLGLSIVARTVHQSGGQVALRPAEGGGTVATVSLPGAPTPPPATT; from the coding sequence GTGAAGAGGCTGACCAGGCGCTTCCGGGCGCTTCCGCTCCGGTCACGCCTCGCCATGCTGGTGGCCACAGCGGTGGCGCTGGCGGTCGCGGCCGCCGCGGCCGTGTGCTGGTTCGTGGTGCGGACCGCGCTGATCAACTCACTGGACGAGGCGCTCAGTTCCAACCGCGTCCCCGATCAGCTGGTGCTCAGCCTGATCGACGGGAGCGGGCAGTGCCGCCATGCGTCGGTCATCAGCAACCAGGAGAACGATCCGAACCCGTTCAAGTCGACGGTCCAGGTCGTCGACCGCAAGGGCAACAGCTGCGTCATCTCCGGCAAGCAGTCCATCGAGGTCGCCCCCGGGGACATCGATGTCGCCGACCGCACGTCCCCCCAGGCCATCCACACCGCCACGGCATCGAACGGCGCCAAGTACCGCGTCCTCACCTACCCCCTGGAGGGGCAGCCCCTCGCGGTCTCCGTGGCCCGGCCCCTGAGCGAGGTCGACGACACCCTGGGCAATCTCGTCCTGGTCCTCATCCTCGTGGCCGGAATCGGCGTACTGGGCGCGGGCGCAGCCGGCCTATGGGTGGCCCGCACCGGCCTCCGCCCCGTCGACGAGCTGACCGCGGCCGTCGAGCACGTCGCCCGCACCGAAGACCTTGATCTCCGCATCCCCGTCGACGGAGACGACGAGATCGCCCGCCTCTCGCGCTCCTTCAACTCCATGACCGCATCGCTCGCCTCGTCCCGCGACCTCCAGCAGCAGCTCATCGCCGACGCCGGTCACGAGCTGCGCACCCCCCTCACCTCGCTCCGTACGAACATCGAGCTGCTCGCCCGCAGCGAGGAGACCGGACGCGCCATCCCGCCCGACGACCGCAAGGCCCTGCTCGCCTCCGTCACGGCGCAGATGACCGAACTGGCCGCGCTGATCGGGGACTTGCAGGAGCTGTCGCGCACGGACAGCGGGCAGGGCGGAAAGGTGCAGGTCATCGCCCTGCACGAGGTCGTGGATGCTGCCCTGGAGCGGGCCCGCCTGCGCGGGCCCGAGCTGACCTTCGAGGCGGACCTCGCCCCCTGGTACGTACGCGCCGAGCCCCCGGCCCTTGAGCGGGCCATCGTGAACATCCTGGACAACGCGGTGAAGTTCGGGCCCCCCGGGTCCACCGTCGAGGTGGCTTTGAAGGGCGGCGCGCTGACCGTCCGCGATCACGGCCCCGGCATCCCCACCGACGAACTCCCGCACGTCTTCGACCGGTTCTGGCGTTCCCCGTCGGCCCGCAGCCTCCCCGGATCGGGCCTCGGCCTCTCCATCGTGGCCCGCACCGTGCACCAGTCCGGCGGCCAGGTGGCGCTGCGGCCCGCCGAGGGCGGCGGGACGGTGGCGACGGTCAGCCTGCCGGGAGCGCCCACCCCGCCCCCGGCCACGACGTGA
- a CDS encoding LmeA family phospholipid-binding protein gives MRSPHRIATLPPDHNQAYPSDGWHAESVPPEAPDEAVETTAPLNPYDELGALAGPNPLEDFLRETDDDDNAAEAGKADAPWQPPNHRRGNRRRRNRFAGLPLAGKAVVALLVLAAFLALGDRWALLYAEHEAAEKLKDSMHLSAAPEVDIEGFPFLTQVLDKRVDKVKVTVPDVAADRISLAQVSATAEDVTITGDGPTDIKGALIREMKGEVLLSFDDLNRELGASQVTFTGHGSDQVLARGTLPVAGHDLKLRADARIQRNGDRGISTDIGRMSLQIGDLATYRPGTRESEGLHLSKKSADRLAEETAKAKALLSVPSIVKRLGVSDSVVSGALKSDTKLHGLVGSPRFINDVMGLNLIDVAMGHPELLKKLGLDPALLKGLSQLTRPVLADRLTLAFQLPKLPGEGNVWLQDVSVQKDGIRVRLTGTGLGIGK, from the coding sequence ATGCGTTCCCCCCACCGCATAGCCACGCTTCCGCCCGATCACAACCAGGCCTATCCGTCTGATGGTTGGCACGCCGAATCGGTTCCCCCAGAAGCACCTGACGAGGCGGTAGAGACCACCGCTCCGCTCAATCCGTACGACGAGCTCGGCGCCCTCGCGGGGCCGAACCCGCTGGAGGACTTCCTCCGCGAGACGGACGACGACGACAACGCAGCCGAGGCCGGCAAGGCCGACGCTCCCTGGCAGCCGCCGAACCACCGCCGCGGCAACCGTCGCCGCCGCAACCGGTTCGCCGGGCTCCCGCTCGCAGGCAAGGCCGTCGTCGCCCTCCTGGTCCTCGCGGCCTTCCTCGCGCTCGGTGACCGCTGGGCCCTGCTCTACGCCGAGCACGAGGCCGCGGAGAAGCTCAAGGACTCCATGCACCTGAGCGCCGCGCCCGAGGTCGACATCGAGGGCTTCCCCTTCCTGACCCAGGTCCTCGACAAGCGCGTCGACAAGGTCAAGGTCACCGTCCCCGACGTCGCGGCCGACCGGATCTCGCTCGCCCAGGTCTCCGCCACCGCCGAGGACGTGACGATCACCGGCGACGGGCCCACCGACATCAAGGGCGCCCTCATCCGCGAGATGAAGGGCGAGGTGCTGCTCTCCTTCGACGACCTGAACCGTGAACTGGGCGCGTCCCAGGTCACGTTCACCGGCCACGGCAGCGACCAGGTCCTCGCGCGCGGCACACTGCCCGTCGCGGGCCACGACCTGAAGCTGCGCGCCGACGCCCGCATCCAGCGCAACGGCGACCGCGGCATCTCCACCGACATCGGCAGGATGAGCCTCCAGATCGGCGACCTGGCGACCTACCGGCCCGGCACCCGCGAGTCCGAGGGCCTGCACCTCAGCAAGAAGTCCGCGGACCGCCTCGCCGAGGAGACCGCCAAGGCGAAGGCGCTGCTCTCCGTCCCGTCGATCGTCAAGCGGCTCGGGGTCTCCGACTCGGTGGTCAGCGGCGCCCTGAAGAGCGACACCAAGCTCCACGGCCTCGTCGGATCGCCGCGCTTCATCAACGACGTGATGGGCCTGAACCTCATCGACGTCGCGATGGGCCACCCCGAGCTCCTGAAGAAGCTGGGCCTTGACCCGGCGCTCCTCAAGGGCCTCTCCCAGCTCACCCGCCCCGTGCTCGCCGACCGCCTCACGCTCGCCTTCCAGCTGCCGAAGCTGCCGGGCGAGGGGAACGTGTGGCTGCAGGACGTGAGCGTACAGAAGGACGGGATCCGGGTGCGGCTCACCGGGACGGGGCTCGGCATCGGCAAGTAG
- a CDS encoding substrate-binding domain-containing protein codes for MAKVTRDDVARLAGTSTAVVSYVINNGPRPVAPATRERVLAAIKELGYRPDRVAQAMASRRTDLIGMIVPDARQPFFAEMTHAVEQAASERGKMVLVGNTDYVDEREAHYLRAFLGMRVSGLILVSHGLTDSAAAEIDAWDARVVLLHERPEAIDDVAVVTDDLGGAQLATRHLLEHGHEYVACVGGTAETPTVGDPVSDHVEGWRRAMREAGRSVEGRLFEAPYNRYDAYQMALELLARPDRPTAIFCSTDDQAIGILRAARELRIDVPGQLAVAGFDDVKEAGLTDPPLTTVASDRPAMARAAVDLVLDDGLRVAGSRRERLKLFPSRLVIRQSCGCN; via the coding sequence GCCGGTTGCCCCGGCCACGCGCGAGCGTGTACTCGCCGCGATCAAAGAGCTGGGGTATCGGCCCGACCGGGTCGCCCAGGCCATGGCGTCGCGGCGTACCGACCTCATAGGCATGATCGTGCCGGACGCGCGGCAGCCGTTCTTCGCGGAGATGACGCATGCCGTGGAGCAGGCGGCTTCCGAGCGCGGAAAAATGGTGCTCGTCGGCAACACGGACTACGTGGACGAGCGCGAGGCCCACTATCTGCGGGCGTTCCTCGGCATGCGGGTCTCCGGGCTCATCCTCGTCAGCCACGGCCTGACGGATTCGGCCGCCGCCGAGATCGACGCGTGGGACGCGCGGGTCGTGCTGCTGCACGAGCGGCCCGAGGCGATCGACGACGTCGCCGTCGTCACGGACGACCTGGGCGGCGCGCAGCTGGCCACGCGGCATCTGCTCGAACACGGGCACGAGTACGTCGCCTGCGTCGGCGGCACGGCCGAGACCCCGACCGTCGGTGACCCCGTCTCCGACCACGTCGAGGGGTGGCGGCGGGCCATGCGGGAGGCGGGGCGTTCGGTGGAGGGGCGGCTCTTCGAGGCTCCGTACAACCGGTACGACGCGTATCAGATGGCGCTGGAGCTGCTTGCCCGGCCGGATCGGCCGACGGCGATCTTCTGCTCGACCGACGACCAGGCGATCGGCATCCTCCGGGCTGCGCGGGAGCTTCGGATCGATGTGCCGGGTCAGCTTGCCGTGGCCGGCTTCGACGACGTGAAGGAAGCGGGCCTGACCGACCCGCCGCTGACGACGGTGGCGTCGGACCGCCCCGCGATGGCGCGCGCCGCGGTAGACCTGGTCCTGGACGACGGCCTCCGGGTCGCCGGGTCCCGCCGGGAGCGCCTGAAGCTGTTCCCTTCACGCCTGGTAATCCGCCAGTCCTGCGGCTGCAACTGA
- a CDS encoding S1C family serine protease codes for MTNSGEYPQQQSSAPVHHGGTQGAYPPPPAFAPEAPAQAQAPEEPPKPSRRRARGPLALLAAVAIAAAAVGGGTAYAFQELTGKDGTSSSATNTNVVPTSQKGTVSGVAQAVSPSIVEISAKSSSGEATGSGVIISEDGEIITNNHVISGASSVKVTTNDGKSYDAKVVGTDSKKDLALIEVEGASGLKPASLGNSDNVKIGDDVVAIGSPEGLTGTVTSGIISALDRDVTVSTDEGQGQQQQQGGGGWPFEYGGEQFNGDTGSSKTTYKALQTDASLNPGNSGGALIDMNGNIIGINSAMYSPSSSQAGAQSGSGSVGLGFAIPINTVKADLDTLRAGSTN; via the coding sequence ATGACAAACAGCGGCGAGTACCCCCAGCAGCAGTCGTCAGCGCCTGTTCACCATGGCGGTACGCAGGGCGCGTACCCGCCCCCGCCCGCTTTCGCGCCGGAAGCACCGGCACAGGCACAGGCACCGGAAGAGCCCCCGAAGCCCTCGCGGCGGCGGGCCAGGGGCCCGCTGGCCCTGCTCGCCGCCGTGGCCATCGCGGCAGCGGCAGTCGGCGGCGGAACCGCGTACGCCTTCCAGGAGCTGACCGGCAAGGACGGCACGTCGAGCAGCGCCACCAACACGAACGTCGTACCCACCAGCCAGAAGGGCACCGTCTCCGGCGTCGCCCAGGCGGTGAGCCCCAGCATCGTGGAGATCAGCGCGAAGTCCAGCTCGGGCGAGGCCACGGGATCCGGCGTGATCATCTCGGAGGACGGCGAGATCATCACCAACAACCACGTGATCTCCGGCGCCTCGTCGGTCAAGGTGACGACGAACGACGGGAAGTCGTACGACGCGAAGGTCGTCGGCACCGACAGCAAGAAGGACCTGGCGCTGATCGAGGTCGAGGGCGCGTCCGGGCTCAAGCCCGCGAGCCTCGGCAACTCCGACAACGTCAAGATCGGCGACGACGTCGTGGCGATCGGCTCCCCCGAGGGCCTGACCGGCACCGTCACCAGCGGCATCATCTCCGCCCTCGACCGCGACGTCACCGTCTCGACGGACGAGGGCCAGGGGCAGCAGCAACAGCAGGGCGGTGGCGGCTGGCCGTTCGAGTACGGCGGCGAGCAGTTCAACGGCGACACCGGCTCGTCGAAGACCACGTACAAGGCCCTGCAGACCGACGCCTCGCTCAACCCGGGGAACTCCGGCGGCGCCCTCATCGACATGAACGGCAACATCATCGGCATCAACTCCGCGATGTACTCGCCCAGTTCGTCGCAGGCCGGGGCCCAGTCGGGGTCCGGCAGCGTCGGCCTCGGCTTCGCCATCCCGATCAACACGGTCAAGGCCGACCTCGACACCCTGCGGGCCGGCTCGACCAACTGA
- the mshD gene encoding mycothiol synthase codes for MTDEQQPPATLRQIDTVAALTSDQADAVLGLIAEAARADGQQAVSEQGRLQLRGGARTGVRHLLLSLGDELVGYAQLEDTDPIEAPAAELVVHPAHRGRGHGRALGTALLAESGRRLRIWAHGGHSAARHLAQVLGLTLFRELRQMRRSLGDLNLPEPVLPEGVSVRAFVPGDDDAAWLAVNADAFAHHPEQGSLTQRDLDDRKAEPWFDPQGFFLAEKDGELVGFHWTKVHADEGLGEVYVLGVRPGAQGGGLGKALTTIGLDHLAAAGLPTAMLYVDADNKAAVSVYERLGFVTHETDLMYRTES; via the coding sequence ATGACTGACGAGCAGCAGCCTCCCGCCACCCTGCGGCAGATCGACACCGTCGCCGCCCTCACATCCGACCAGGCCGACGCCGTGCTCGGGCTCATCGCGGAAGCGGCCCGCGCGGACGGCCAGCAGGCCGTGTCCGAGCAGGGGCGGCTGCAGCTGCGGGGAGGTGCGCGGACGGGAGTGCGGCATCTCCTGCTCAGCCTCGGTGACGAGCTCGTCGGGTACGCGCAGCTGGAGGACACCGACCCCATCGAGGCGCCCGCCGCCGAGCTCGTCGTGCACCCCGCGCACCGCGGCCGCGGGCACGGCAGGGCGCTCGGCACCGCGCTGCTCGCCGAGTCGGGCCGGCGGCTGCGGATCTGGGCGCACGGCGGGCACTCGGCCGCGCGGCACCTGGCCCAGGTGCTCGGGCTGACCCTCTTCCGTGAACTGCGCCAGATGCGGCGTTCGTTGGGCGATCTGAACCTGCCCGAGCCCGTACTCCCCGAGGGCGTCTCCGTGCGCGCCTTCGTCCCCGGCGACGACGACGCGGCCTGGCTCGCGGTGAACGCCGACGCCTTCGCCCACCACCCCGAGCAGGGCTCCCTCACCCAGCGCGACCTGGACGACCGCAAGGCCGAGCCGTGGTTCGACCCGCAGGGCTTCTTCCTGGCCGAGAAGGACGGCGAACTGGTCGGCTTCCACTGGACCAAGGTGCACGCGGACGAGGGCCTCGGCGAGGTGTACGTCCTCGGGGTGCGGCCCGGCGCGCAGGGCGGCGGCCTCGGCAAGGCGCTGACGACCATCGGCCTCGACCACCTGGCGGCGGCGGGCCTGCCGACCGCGATGCTGTACGTGGACGCGGACAACAAGGCGGCGGTGAGCGTCTACGAACGGCTCGGGTTCGTCACGCACGAGACGGATCTGATGTACCGGACGGAGTCTTAA
- a CDS encoding GntR family transcriptional regulator: MVEFRIDRRSGVATYLQIVQQTQQALRLGLLEPGDKLPTAREVVEATAINPNTVLKAYRELEREGLVEARRGLGTFVRKTLGSTPTDSPLRGELSQWAARARASGLERDDVAALFSAVLEEQFTQSEQNVTKGGSA; the protein is encoded by the coding sequence ATGGTCGAGTTCCGTATCGACCGGCGCAGCGGCGTCGCCACCTATCTCCAGATCGTCCAGCAGACCCAACAGGCCCTGCGCCTGGGCCTGTTGGAACCGGGCGACAAGCTGCCCACGGCCCGTGAGGTCGTGGAGGCGACGGCCATCAACCCGAACACGGTCCTGAAGGCCTACCGCGAACTGGAACGCGAGGGCCTGGTCGAGGCGCGGCGCGGGCTCGGCACCTTCGTGCGGAAGACGCTGGGCTCCACGCCCACCGACTCCCCGCTGCGGGGCGAGCTGAGCCAGTGGGCCGCCCGTGCCCGTGCGTCCGGCCTGGAGAGGGACGACGTGGCGGCGCTGTTCAGCGCCGTACTCGAAGAGCAGTTCACGCAGTCCGAGCAGAACGTGACCAAGGGGGGCTCCGCATGA
- a CDS encoding 5'-nucleotidase C-terminal domain-containing protein — translation MSATPQPRRPRRRATRVLAAAAGLATLGALAAALPASAGQDHTGAAGKKRTVDVQLLSFNDFHGNLQPPAGSSGQVTEKQPDGTEKKIDAGGAEYLATSLRTARKGNPYSVTAAAGDLIGASPLLSGLFHDEPTVEAMNKLDLDVTSVGNHEFDEGAKELARIQNGGCHPKDGCFEKGKKFQGADYPYLAANVTDEKTDKPILKPYWVWKNKGVKVGFIGVTLEGTPDIVSAEGIKGLKFHDEIETVNKYAKILDKQGVKSIVTLLHEGGSPASQSYNYDCDSPGAGDGISGPITTIAKGITPKVDALVTGHTHSAYVCTIPDPAGKPRMVTSASSYGKLYTDTTLTYDRKTKDIVRTSVKSANHVVSREQPKAKDMTSLIGRWDKLAAPVANKPIGYISADIPGRGAGAPEAPLGDLIADAQLAHGKSLDPETDLALMNPGGIRSDLVHKASGSEGDGVVTYGEGFTVQPFSNTVNLVDLTGAQLITGLKQQVSGSNEASPKILQISDGLTYTLDMTKSGADRVVTDSVKLGGKAIDPATTYRVAMNSFLAGGGDGFAELGKGTKPLVGSDDLKAFNDYLTANSSADKPIAPPKADRITIVK, via the coding sequence GTGTCAGCCACTCCTCAGCCACGTCGGCCCAGACGCCGCGCCACCCGTGTGCTCGCCGCCGCGGCCGGTCTCGCCACGCTCGGTGCGCTGGCCGCCGCGCTTCCCGCGAGCGCCGGGCAGGACCACACCGGTGCGGCGGGCAAGAAGCGCACCGTCGACGTGCAGTTGCTGTCCTTCAACGACTTCCACGGCAATCTGCAGCCGCCGGCCGGATCGTCGGGCCAGGTGACGGAGAAGCAGCCCGACGGGACCGAGAAGAAGATCGACGCGGGCGGTGCCGAGTACCTCGCCACGTCGCTCCGTACGGCCCGCAAGGGCAACCCCTACAGCGTCACGGCGGCCGCCGGTGACCTGATAGGCGCGAGCCCGCTCCTGTCCGGCCTGTTCCACGACGAGCCGACGGTCGAGGCGATGAACAAGCTCGACCTCGACGTCACCAGCGTCGGGAACCACGAGTTCGACGAGGGTGCCAAGGAGCTGGCCCGCATACAGAACGGCGGCTGCCACCCCAAGGACGGCTGCTTCGAGAAGGGCAAGAAGTTCCAGGGGGCCGACTACCCCTACCTCGCGGCCAACGTGACCGACGAGAAGACAGACAAGCCCATCCTCAAGCCGTACTGGGTGTGGAAGAACAAGGGCGTCAAGGTCGGCTTCATCGGCGTGACCCTGGAGGGCACGCCCGACATCGTCTCCGCCGAGGGCATCAAGGGGCTGAAGTTCCACGACGAGATCGAGACGGTCAACAAGTACGCCAAGATCCTCGACAAGCAGGGCGTGAAGTCGATCGTCACGCTCCTCCACGAGGGCGGCTCCCCCGCGTCGCAGAGCTACAACTACGACTGCGACTCCCCGGGCGCGGGTGACGGCATCTCGGGGCCGATCACCACCATCGCCAAGGGCATCACGCCCAAGGTCGACGCGCTGGTCACCGGGCACACGCACTCCGCGTACGTCTGCACCATCCCGGACCCCGCGGGCAAGCCCCGCATGGTCACGTCCGCCTCCTCCTACGGGAAGCTCTACACGGACACGACGCTCACGTACGACCGGAAGACGAAGGACATCGTCCGTACGTCGGTGAAGTCGGCGAACCACGTCGTCAGCCGTGAGCAGCCCAAGGCCAAGGACATGACCTCGCTCATCGGGCGCTGGGACAAGCTGGCCGCCCCGGTCGCCAACAAGCCGATCGGCTACATCTCCGCCGACATCCCGGGCCGTGGCGCCGGGGCCCCCGAGGCGCCGCTCGGCGACCTGATCGCGGACGCGCAGCTCGCGCACGGCAAGTCCCTCGACCCGGAGACGGACCTGGCGCTGATGAACCCGGGCGGCATCCGCTCCGACCTCGTCCACAAGGCGAGCGGGAGCGAGGGTGACGGGGTCGTGACGTACGGCGAGGGCTTCACCGTGCAGCCGTTCAGCAACACGGTCAATCTCGTCGACCTGACCGGCGCGCAGCTGATCACCGGGCTCAAGCAGCAGGTGAGCGGGTCGAACGAGGCATCTCCGAAGATTCTGCAGATCTCGGACGGCCTGACGTACACGCTCGACATGACGAAGTCCGGCGCTGATCGTGTCGTGACGGACTCGGTCAAGCTGGGCGGCAAGGCGATCGATCCGGCCACCACGTACCGTGTGGCGATGAACTCCTTCCTCGCGGGCGGCGGCGACGGCTTCGCCGAGCTCGGCAAGGGCACGAAGCCGCTGGTCGGCAGCGATGACCTGAAGGCGTTCAACGACTACCTGACCGCCAACTCCTCGGCGGACAAGCCGATCGCGCCGCCCAAGGCGGACAGGATCACCATCGTGAAGTGA
- a CDS encoding response regulator transcription factor has translation MSPAEGDREQLRILIVDDEPAVREALQRSLAFEGYGTEVAVDGADALEKAAAYRPDLVVLDIQMPRMDGLTAARRLRATGSVTPILMLTARDTVGDRVTGLDAGADDYLVKPFELDELFARIRALLRRSSYAAAAGQAEEGDTLAFADLRMDLATREVTRGARTVELTRTEFTLLEMFLAHPRQVLTREQILKAVWGFDFEPSSNSLDVYVMYLRRKTEAGGEPRLVHTVRGVGYVLRPGTGGAE, from the coding sequence ATGAGCCCCGCCGAAGGCGACCGCGAACAGCTGCGCATCCTGATCGTCGACGACGAGCCCGCCGTGCGGGAGGCGCTGCAACGCAGTCTCGCCTTCGAGGGGTACGGCACGGAGGTCGCCGTCGACGGCGCCGACGCGCTGGAGAAGGCCGCCGCCTACCGCCCCGACCTCGTGGTCCTCGACATCCAGATGCCCCGCATGGACGGTCTCACCGCCGCGCGCCGGCTCCGCGCGACGGGCTCCGTGACGCCCATCCTGATGCTCACCGCGCGCGACACCGTGGGCGATCGCGTCACGGGGCTCGACGCGGGCGCCGACGACTACCTGGTCAAGCCGTTCGAGCTGGACGAGCTCTTCGCCCGCATCCGGGCGCTCCTGCGCCGCAGCTCGTACGCCGCCGCCGCGGGCCAGGCCGAGGAGGGCGACACGCTCGCCTTCGCCGACCTGCGGATGGACCTCGCGACGCGGGAGGTCACGCGGGGGGCCAGGACCGTGGAACTGACCCGCACGGAATTCACCCTGCTCGAGATGTTCCTCGCGCATCCGCGGCAGGTCCTTACGCGGGAGCAGATCCTGAAGGCGGTCTGGGGCTTCGACTTCGAGCCGTCCTCCAACTCCCTCGACGTGTACGTGATGTACCTGCGCCGCAAGACCGAGGCGGGGGGCGAGCCTCGCCTCGTTCATACGGTGCGGGGTGTGGGGTACGTGTTGCGGCCGGGTACCGGCGGCGCCGAGTGA
- a CDS encoding LppU/SCO3897 family protein, with the protein MSNSSFSRLSPLMKVVTLLIAAVVAGVWWYSSRGNTTGPGSEAAKAPAVAEVGDCVQNKGSDGSPDMEVIGCSSAKAEYKVASKFESECKPGQSQYQETRRGRVQFEMCLEPVAPK; encoded by the coding sequence TTGTCCAATTCATCCTTCAGCCGCCTGTCACCCCTGATGAAGGTGGTGACGCTGCTCATCGCCGCCGTCGTCGCCGGTGTCTGGTGGTACAGCAGCCGGGGCAACACCACAGGCCCCGGCAGCGAGGCCGCCAAGGCACCCGCGGTCGCCGAGGTCGGCGACTGCGTACAGAACAAGGGGTCCGACGGCAGCCCCGACATGGAGGTCATCGGCTGTTCGAGCGCCAAGGCCGAGTACAAGGTCGCGAGCAAGTTCGAGAGCGAGTGCAAGCCGGGCCAGTCCCAGTACCAGGAGACCCGGCGCGGGCGGGTGCAGTTCGAGATGTGCCTGGAGCCGGTGGCCCCGAAGTAG
- a CDS encoding ABC transporter ATP-binding protein, with product MTDTAIEAAALAKSYGRRGHALRDCSFRLPAGRICAVVGPNGAGKSTLLTLTAGLVRPTGGSVTVLGTTPAAARERIAYVAQDKPLYPQLSIADTLRLGAELNPGRWDAGLTERVVREGGLDPKARVRTLSGGQRTRVALALALGKRAELLLLDEPMADLDPLARHQLMGTLMAEAAEHGTTVVMSSHIVGELAESCDHLLLVSGGRVRLGGGIDDLVSAHALVTGRRPAEELAPHTVVESRATGRGLTALIRPEGRPVGDGWDVEEPSLEELLLAHLRSPEAPALLTPSTAPAADREVTV from the coding sequence ATGACCGACACCGCCATCGAGGCGGCCGCGCTGGCCAAGAGTTACGGGAGGCGGGGCCACGCCCTGCGCGACTGTTCCTTCCGGCTGCCCGCCGGGAGGATATGCGCGGTCGTCGGGCCCAACGGCGCGGGCAAGTCGACGCTGCTCACCCTGACCGCCGGTCTTGTCCGCCCGACCGGGGGCAGCGTCACCGTGCTCGGCACCACCCCGGCCGCCGCGCGCGAACGCATCGCGTACGTCGCCCAGGACAAGCCTCTCTATCCGCAGCTCAGCATCGCCGACACCCTGCGGCTGGGCGCCGAGCTGAACCCCGGGCGCTGGGACGCGGGGCTCACCGAACGCGTCGTACGGGAAGGGGGGTTGGACCCGAAGGCACGCGTGCGCACGCTCTCCGGCGGCCAGCGCACCCGCGTCGCGCTGGCCCTCGCGCTCGGCAAGCGGGCCGAACTCCTGCTCCTGGACGAGCCCATGGCCGACCTCGACCCGCTCGCGCGGCATCAGCTGATGGGAACGCTGATGGCCGAGGCCGCCGAGCACGGCACCACCGTGGTGATGTCCTCGCACATCGTCGGTGAACTGGCGGAGTCCTGCGACCACTTGCTCCTGGTCTCCGGCGGCCGGGTCCGGCTCGGCGGCGGCATCGACGACCTCGTCTCCGCCCACGCCCTGGTCACCGGGCGCCGGCCCGCCGAAGAACTCGCCCCGCACACGGTCGTCGAGTCCCGCGCCACGGGGCGCGGCCTGACCGCGCTGATCCGCCCGGAGGGCCGCCCGGTCGGCGACGGCTGGGACGTCGAAGAACCTTCCCTGGAGGAACTGTTGCTGGCCCACCTGCGCTCACCCGAGGCACCGGCTTTGCTGACGCCGAGCACGGCGCCCGCCGCTGACCGCGAGGTGACGGTATGA